A single Lactuca sativa cultivar Salinas chromosome 8, Lsat_Salinas_v11, whole genome shotgun sequence DNA region contains:
- the LOC111887376 gene encoding F-box/kelch-repeat protein At1g55270 yields the protein MERGIQPPLVDTTACLCRVDVGLKTVAGAKRFVPGSKLCLQPDIKSSIHPTRQKPPRDRTRNQSPLLPGLPDDLAIACLIRVPRIDHRKLRLVCKRWYRLLAGNFFYSLRKNLEIAEEWVYVMKRDKDRKMTWHGFDPMNHLWQPLPPVPKEYSEAEGFGCGVLSGCHLYLFGGKDPIKGSMRRVVYYSARTNKWHRAPDMLRRRHFFGSCVINNCLYVAGGENEGVHRSLRSVEVYDPSKNRWCFVADMSTAMVPFIGVVYGGRWFLKGLGSHQRVVSEMYEPETNVWRHVHDGMVAGWRNPSTCLKGKLYALGCKDGCKVRVYDEETDSWSKHIDSKMHMGNSKGLEAAALVPLNGKLCIIRNNMSISLVDVDGGGGAAEAEHLWETLAGKGQFKTLVSNLWSSLAGRNRLKSHIVHCQVLQA from the exons ATGGAAAGAGGGATTCAGCCTCCTTTG GTGGATACAACAGCTTGTTTATGTAGAGTAGACGTCGGCCTGAAAACCGTCGCCGGAGCAAAAAGATTCGTCCCCGGTTCAAAGCTATGTCTCCAGCCGGACATCAAATCATCAATCCACCCAACCAGACAAAAACCACCACGCGACAGAACCCGCAACCAATCCCCACTCCTGCCCGGACTGCCCGACGACCTCGCCATCGCCTGTTTAATCCGCGTCCCAAGAATCGACCACCGCAAGCTCCGCCTAGTCTGCAAAAGATGGTACCGTCTTCTCGCCGGAAACTTCTTCTACTCTCTCCGGAAAAACCTCGAAATCGCCGAAGAATGGGTTTACGTAATGAAAAGAGACAAAGATCGGAAGATGACATGGCATGGATTCGACCCCATGAACCACCTCTGGCAACCGCTGCCACCTGTCCCCAAAGAATACTCCGAAGCCGAAGGTTTTGGTTGCGGCGTTTTGAGCGGATGCCACCTTTATTTATTCGGCGGAAAGGATCCGATCAAAGGGTCGATGAGACGAGTGGTGTATTACAGTGCCCGGACTAATAAATGGCATCGAGCTCCCGATATGCTCCGGCGTCGACATTTTTTCGGGTCTTGTGTAATAAACAACTGTTTATACGTCGCCGGCGGCGAAAACGAAGGTGTCCACCGGTCGTTAAGGTCAGTCGAGGTTTATGATCCGAGCAAGAACCGGTGGTGTTTTGTGGCGGACATGAGCACCGCGATGGTTCCTTTCATCGGGGTGGTGTACGGCGGGAGGTGGTTCTTGAAGGGGCTTGGGTCACACCAACGGGTGGTATCGGAGATGTATGAACCGGAAACCAACGTGTGGAGACATGTTCACGACGGAATGGTGGCAGGGTGGCGGAACCCTAGCACTTGTTTGAAGGGGAAGCTTTATGCTTTGGGGTGTAAAGATGGGTGTAAAGTTAGGGTTTATGATGAGGAAACGGATTCATGGAGTAAACATATCGATAGCAAAATGCATATggggaattccaagggtttagaGGCGGCGGCGTTGGTGCCGCTTAATGGGAAACTTTGTATTATAAGGAATAATATGAGTATATCTTTGGTGGATGTTGATGGTGGAGGAGGGGCGGCGGAGGCTGAGCATTTGTGGGAGACACTCGCCGGAAAAGGGCAGTTTAAGACTTTGGTGTCGAATCTGTGGTCTAGTCTTGCCGGAAGGAACCGCCTGAAGAGTCATATTGTTCATTGTCAGGTTCTTCAAGCGTGA
- the LOC111887377 gene encoding probable ethanolamine kinase isoform X3, whose product MDVSGEARNNSNLQIPYSSLTVDHTLPVPDMKPSLVKLCKDLFKKWSNLDESHFSAQRVAGGITNLLLKVSVEEQDGNIVHVTVRLYGPNTEYVIDRERELKAIHYLSAAGFGAKLLGVFGNGMVQSFIHARTLEPLDLRKPKLAAEIAKQLKRFHQVDIPGSKEPQLWIDISKFFERASSLTFDDHEKQKRYSTISFKEVHTEIIKLKELTGHLNAPVVFSHNDLLSGNLMLNEDEEKLYIIDFEYGSYSYRGFDIGNHFNEYAGYDCDYTLYPNKDEQYHFFRHYLQSERADKVSEKDLEALYVETSCYMLASHLYWALWALIQAKMSPIDFDYLGYFFLRYNEYKKQKDTCLSLGRSYLSESKTRGRSEDN is encoded by the exons ATGGATGTCTCCGGTGAAGCTCGGAATAACAGCAACCTCCAGATTCCGTATTCTTCTCTTACCGTTGACCACACCCTTCCTGTTCCGGATATGAAACCTAGTCTCGT aaAGCTTTGTAAGGACCTGTTCAAAAAATGGTCAAATTTGGATGAATCACATTTCTCTGCCCAAAGAGTAGCTGGTGGCATCACAAATCTCT TGCTCAAAGTATCAGTAGAGGAACAAGATGGGAATATTGTGCATGTAACAGTTAGACTCTATGGTCCAAACACAGAGTATGTCATTGATAGGGAAAGAGAACTAAAG GCCATTCATTATCTCTCAGCTGCAGGATTTGGCGCCAAGTTACTAGGGGTATTTGGGAATGGAATGGTGCAATCTTTTATACATGCAAGAACATTAGAACCATTAG ACTTGAGAAAGCCAAAATTAGCAGCTGAAATTGCAAAGCAACTTAAAAGGTTTCATCAAGTAGACATTCCAGGATCTAAGGAACCTCAGCTTTGGATTGACATCTCCAAATTTTTTGAAAGAG CATCCAGTCTTACTTTTGATGATCATGAGAAGCAAAAGAGATACAGTACAATTTCATTTAAGGAAGTCCATACAGAAATTATCAAACTCaag GAATTGACAGGTCATCTTAATGCTCCTGTTGTGTTTTCTCATAATGACTTGCTTTCTGGAAATCTGATGCTGAATGAAGACGAAG AGAAACTGTACATAATAGATTTTGAATATGGATCGTATAGTTACAGAGGGTTTGACATTGGGAACCACTTCAATGAATATGCGGGCTATGATTGTGACTACACTTT gTACCCAAATAAGGATGAACAATATCATTTCTTCAGGCATTACTTGCAATCCGAAAGAGCTGATAAG GTGTCAGAGAAGGATTTGGAGGCGCTTTATGTTGAAACCAGCTGTTACATGTTGGCTTCACATTTGTACTGGGCTCTATGGGCTCTCATCCAG GCAAAAATGTCGCCTATTGATTTCGATTATCTTGGTTATTTCTTTCTGAGATATAATGAATATAAAAAGCAGAAAGACACGTGCCTTTCTCTGGGTAGGTCTTACCTTTCTGAATCCAAGACTAG AGGAAGGAGTGAGGACAATTGA
- the LOC111887377 gene encoding probable ethanolamine kinase isoform X2: MDVSGEARNNSNLQIPYSSLTVDHTLPVPDMKPSLVKLCKDLFKKWSNLDESHFSAQRVAGGITNLLLKVSVEEQDGNIVHVTVRLYGPNTEYVIDRERELKAIHYLSAAGFGAKLLGVFGNGMVQSFIHARTLEPLDLRKPKLAAEIAKQLKRFHQVDIPGSKEPQLWIDISKFFERASSLTFDDHEKQKRYSTISFKEVHTEIIKLKELTGHLNAPVVFSHNDLLSGNLMLNEDEEKLYIIDFEYGSYSYRGFDIGNHFNEYAGYDCDYTLYPNKDEQYHFFRHYLQSERADKVTMQTIYDNPRHSIICHCHCHCHCHCHCHCHCHCICIQVSEKDLEALYVETSCYMLASHLYWALWALIQAKMSPIDFDYLGYFFLRYNEYKKQKDTCLSLGRSYLSESKTS; the protein is encoded by the exons ATGGATGTCTCCGGTGAAGCTCGGAATAACAGCAACCTCCAGATTCCGTATTCTTCTCTTACCGTTGACCACACCCTTCCTGTTCCGGATATGAAACCTAGTCTCGT aaAGCTTTGTAAGGACCTGTTCAAAAAATGGTCAAATTTGGATGAATCACATTTCTCTGCCCAAAGAGTAGCTGGTGGCATCACAAATCTCT TGCTCAAAGTATCAGTAGAGGAACAAGATGGGAATATTGTGCATGTAACAGTTAGACTCTATGGTCCAAACACAGAGTATGTCATTGATAGGGAAAGAGAACTAAAG GCCATTCATTATCTCTCAGCTGCAGGATTTGGCGCCAAGTTACTAGGGGTATTTGGGAATGGAATGGTGCAATCTTTTATACATGCAAGAACATTAGAACCATTAG ACTTGAGAAAGCCAAAATTAGCAGCTGAAATTGCAAAGCAACTTAAAAGGTTTCATCAAGTAGACATTCCAGGATCTAAGGAACCTCAGCTTTGGATTGACATCTCCAAATTTTTTGAAAGAG CATCCAGTCTTACTTTTGATGATCATGAGAAGCAAAAGAGATACAGTACAATTTCATTTAAGGAAGTCCATACAGAAATTATCAAACTCaag GAATTGACAGGTCATCTTAATGCTCCTGTTGTGTTTTCTCATAATGACTTGCTTTCTGGAAATCTGATGCTGAATGAAGACGAAG AGAAACTGTACATAATAGATTTTGAATATGGATCGTATAGTTACAGAGGGTTTGACATTGGGAACCACTTCAATGAATATGCGGGCTATGATTGTGACTACACTTT gTACCCAAATAAGGATGAACAATATCATTTCTTCAGGCATTACTTGCAATCCGAAAGAGCTGATAAGGTAACCATGCAAACTATATATGATAACCCCAGACACAGTATCATCTGTCATTGTCATTGTCACTGTCACTGTCACTGTCATTGTCACTGTCACTGTCACTGTATATGTATACAGGTGTCAGAGAAGGATTTGGAGGCGCTTTATGTTGAAACCAGCTGTTACATGTTGGCTTCACATTTGTACTGGGCTCTATGGGCTCTCATCCAG GCAAAAATGTCGCCTATTGATTTCGATTATCTTGGTTATTTCTTTCTGAGATATAATGAATATAAAAAGCAGAAAGACACGTGCCTTTCTCTGGGTAGGTCTTACCTTTCTGAATCCAAGACTAG ttgA
- the LOC111887377 gene encoding probable ethanolamine kinase isoform X1 produces MDVSGEARNNSNLQIPYSSLTVDHTLPVPDMKPSLVKLCKDLFKKWSNLDESHFSAQRVAGGITNLLLKVSVEEQDGNIVHVTVRLYGPNTEYVIDRERELKAIHYLSAAGFGAKLLGVFGNGMVQSFIHARTLEPLDLRKPKLAAEIAKQLKRFHQVDIPGSKEPQLWIDISKFFERASSLTFDDHEKQKRYSTISFKEVHTEIIKLKELTGHLNAPVVFSHNDLLSGNLMLNEDEEKLYIIDFEYGSYSYRGFDIGNHFNEYAGYDCDYTLYPNKDEQYHFFRHYLQSERADKVTMQTIYDNPRHSIICHCHCHCHCHCHCHCHCHCICIQVSEKDLEALYVETSCYMLASHLYWALWALIQAKMSPIDFDYLGYFFLRYNEYKKQKDTCLSLGRSYLSESKTRGRSEDN; encoded by the exons ATGGATGTCTCCGGTGAAGCTCGGAATAACAGCAACCTCCAGATTCCGTATTCTTCTCTTACCGTTGACCACACCCTTCCTGTTCCGGATATGAAACCTAGTCTCGT aaAGCTTTGTAAGGACCTGTTCAAAAAATGGTCAAATTTGGATGAATCACATTTCTCTGCCCAAAGAGTAGCTGGTGGCATCACAAATCTCT TGCTCAAAGTATCAGTAGAGGAACAAGATGGGAATATTGTGCATGTAACAGTTAGACTCTATGGTCCAAACACAGAGTATGTCATTGATAGGGAAAGAGAACTAAAG GCCATTCATTATCTCTCAGCTGCAGGATTTGGCGCCAAGTTACTAGGGGTATTTGGGAATGGAATGGTGCAATCTTTTATACATGCAAGAACATTAGAACCATTAG ACTTGAGAAAGCCAAAATTAGCAGCTGAAATTGCAAAGCAACTTAAAAGGTTTCATCAAGTAGACATTCCAGGATCTAAGGAACCTCAGCTTTGGATTGACATCTCCAAATTTTTTGAAAGAG CATCCAGTCTTACTTTTGATGATCATGAGAAGCAAAAGAGATACAGTACAATTTCATTTAAGGAAGTCCATACAGAAATTATCAAACTCaag GAATTGACAGGTCATCTTAATGCTCCTGTTGTGTTTTCTCATAATGACTTGCTTTCTGGAAATCTGATGCTGAATGAAGACGAAG AGAAACTGTACATAATAGATTTTGAATATGGATCGTATAGTTACAGAGGGTTTGACATTGGGAACCACTTCAATGAATATGCGGGCTATGATTGTGACTACACTTT gTACCCAAATAAGGATGAACAATATCATTTCTTCAGGCATTACTTGCAATCCGAAAGAGCTGATAAGGTAACCATGCAAACTATATATGATAACCCCAGACACAGTATCATCTGTCATTGTCATTGTCACTGTCACTGTCACTGTCATTGTCACTGTCACTGTCACTGTATATGTATACAGGTGTCAGAGAAGGATTTGGAGGCGCTTTATGTTGAAACCAGCTGTTACATGTTGGCTTCACATTTGTACTGGGCTCTATGGGCTCTCATCCAG GCAAAAATGTCGCCTATTGATTTCGATTATCTTGGTTATTTCTTTCTGAGATATAATGAATATAAAAAGCAGAAAGACACGTGCCTTTCTCTGGGTAGGTCTTACCTTTCTGAATCCAAGACTAG AGGAAGGAGTGAGGACAATTGA